One Prunus dulcis chromosome 7, ALMONDv2, whole genome shotgun sequence DNA segment encodes these proteins:
- the LOC117634838 gene encoding universal stress protein YxiE-like, with the protein MQTTIVAEQAVVQSGDDEQQRKKEKMRVVVAIDGSEGSFYALKWALDLLLVRPKDNADDVATSTDTATLEAPLAGSHENVSMVTLVYVMQPFQNYVLSAAVSGELRKEQEERAAAILARALEICKDKKIKAETLILSGDPKDMICQATEQMHVDLLVVGSRGLGIIKRTFIGSVSDYCAHHAKCPVVIVKPPKESGKH; encoded by the exons ATGCAGACAACAATAGTTGCAGAGCAGGCAGTGGTGCAGAGCGGGGACGACGAGCAACagaggaagaaggagaagatgaGGGTGGTGGTGGCCATAGACGGAAGTGAGGGGAGCTTCTATGCTCTCAAGTGGGCCCTTGACCTTCTTCTTGTGCGGCCCAAGGACAACGCCGATGATGTGGCTACAAGCACAGACACGGCGACCCTGGAAGCACCTCTTGCAGGGAGCCATGAGAATGTGAGCATGGTGACTCTTGTTTATGTTATGCAGCCGTTCCAGAACTACGTCCTCTCTGCTGCTGTGTCTGGTGAATTGCGCaaggaacaagaagaaagGGCTGCCGCTATACTCGCCCGCGCTTTGGAGATTTGCAAGGATAAGAAG ATCAAAGCAGAAACCCTAATTCTAAGTGGAGATCCGAAGGACATGATTTGTCAAGCCACAGAGCAGATGCATGTGGATCTTTTGGTTGTAGGCAGCCGTGGCCTTGGCATAATCAAGAg AACATTCATAGGAAGCGTGAGTGACTACTGCGCACATCACGCAAAATGCCCAGTTGTAATTGTGAAGCCACCCAAGGAGTCTGGAAAGCATTAG